A portion of the Amia ocellicauda isolate fAmiCal2 chromosome 22, fAmiCal2.hap1, whole genome shotgun sequence genome contains these proteins:
- the cpamd8 gene encoding C3 and PZP-like alpha-2-macroglobulin domain-containing protein 8 isoform X4: MAMPRLLRRTVWALLLLPLLRGGSAQARQGYLIAAPSVFRAGVEELVSVTIFNAVQETRVQVQLSVKGELVAHNHGTVLDKGTIKLKVPPGLRGQAHLKVWGNRHLTEEGYIFHNHTTVTVDSKGSAVFIQTDKPVYKPRQRVLINVFSVTPDLQPVNDKMEAYVVDPRGSRMIQWSDLQPICCGVVNMSFPLSDQPLFGEWFVFLEMQGHTYNKSFEVQKYVMPKFELIIEPPRYIRDLTVCEKATVHARYIFGKPVTGRLNVNMTVNGVGYYRHEVGQPVVKNMEIDGSATFDLCVQEMMPLDVADHFRGAVSLWAAVTSADGSRQGTFDDSTPVHKQLIDIKYSKDTRKQFKPGLPYKGKVEVTYPDGSPADGVRVRVKAELTPKDNVYTSELLSRHGEAEFEIPSIPTAAQYVWLESKVTAIDSKPAGDQYLPSYLSISSWYSPSKCHIQLQSPRSPFQIGQEAEISLMSTCPCNFTLHYEVTSRGNIVQSGLQPANVTQHRSKRATVTFDKNVHTTLPPTGSGAAPPEMDSCVSMLRLPVTPSMAPLSRLLVYYVRENGEGVTDSIQLPVQPAFQHQVSVSLSANESMPGDAVSFRVKGEKGSCVCVATVDKSLYLLKPGFQLSLDKVFKELAEFDVSDAFGMPKEDGHFWWPGLSSRRRRRSSLFPWHWDITKDARFAFTETGLVVMTDMVSLNHRQSGGMYTDEAVPAFQPHTGTMVAAMHTRTVPRAEKRRRTFFPETWVWHCLNVSDTTGEAELRLDVPDSITTWVTEAIGLSEGKGLGLARRMELQTFKPFFVDFTLPYSVIRGEQTKVPLTVYNYLPTCAEVHVKVTVPKGIKFVGHPGKHHLTRKKCVSPGEATPTSIVLSFTELGVANITARAVAYSEPGCCSDAPQAARTSRPGEEGGEGERKVLAGVDYVRRSVLVEPEGLPREYTYSVFFCPNEKIHISTPNKYEYQYVKKPARMMQFSVAVKAHNDAHFALSASPHDTAEMVELVLGGRQNARSWIAAGKMGEPVASTATPGILSWDEFRSFWISWRGGLVQVGHGTQPSNESLIVQWACAAPVQVRYVGFSTGWGSVGEFKIWRKEDSDENHNEAFTLGVPHSVVPGSERATASMIGDVMGPTLNNLDKLLRLPFGCGEQNMIHFAPNVFVLRYLRKTRQLGPEVETEATDYLLQGYQRQLTYKRQDGSYSAFGERDSSGSMWLTAFVLKSFAQSRGFIFIDPEELRAAKVWIITQQREDGSFPAVGRILNKDLQGGIHGKISLTAYVVAAVLETGISTEEEKTAVAKAKHFLETNTYSADDPYTTALSAYALMLLRSSYAPLALRRLNHMAITQDGFTHWSLTGSTVTDEDTFMGFSDGLSQSVVSAEVEMTAYALLTYTQLGDVASALPVVKWLSQQRNALGGFSSTQDTCVALQALSEYAILSFVGGVNLTISLASTNLDFQETFELHRDNKKILQSAVIPSIPTGLFVSARGEGCCLMQIDVSYNVPDPVAKPAFQLTVTLREPRTQRHRPPMPPRTKSRDANRSELSQRHRRTVPDDDDDDPASGQDHLEYRVTLEACARWLHTGSSNMAVLDVPLLSGFRADVESLEKLLMDKKVGLKRYEVDGRRVLFYFDEISSQCMTCVSFQAVREYIVGKTAPVPVKVYDYYEPAFEATRFYNVSESSPLARELCDGTTCNEVESSASQWTGFAQAGPCNEVFGCPEERQFERCTCHRDCGYDGEPVCGSDGMLYQNHCQMEVAACRNSTRIEQLPQSQCPQMGGAPEDPEPATGGGEQQDPIPLLPAEDEPSPLFEVSYYSYEYDGDPLLSEGEERSDVGVGGATETDSEPQTLNTGDAPQR; the protein is encoded by the exons ATGGCCATGCCGCGGCTCCTGCGCCGCACCGTGTgggcgctgctgctgctgccgctgctgcGGGGAGGGAGCGCTCAGGCACGGCA agGCTACCTGATCGCGGCCCCCTCCGTGTTCCGGGCCGGCGTGGAGGAGCTGGTGAGCGTCACCATCTTTAACGCGGTGCAGGAGACGCGGGTGCAGGTGCAGCTGTCCGTCAAGGGGGAGCTGGTGGCTCACAACCACGGCACAGTCCTGG ACAAAGGGACAATCAAGTTAAAG GTGCCCCCAGGCCTGCGAGGACAGGCCCACCTGAAGGTGTGGGGCAACCGTCACCTGACAGAGGAGGGCTACATCTTCCACAACCACACCACCGTCACCGTGGACAGCAAGGGCAGCGCCGTGTTCATCCAGACCGACAAGCCCGTCTACAAACCCCGGCAGAGAG TGCTCATCAACGTGTTCTCGGTCACTCCCGATCTGCAGCCTGTCAATGACAAG ATGGAAGCCTACGTGGTG GATCCCCGGGGGTCTCGAATGATCCAGTGGAGTGACCTTCAACCCATCTGCTGTG GCGTGGTGAACATGAGCTTCCCGCTGTCTGACCAGCCGCTGTTCGGTGAGTGGTTCGTGTTCCTGGAGATGCAGGGCCACACCTACAACAAGTCGTTCGAGGTGCAGAAATACG TGATGCCCAAGTTCGAGCTGATCATCGAGCCGCCGCGGTACATCCGTGACCTGACCGTGTGCGAGAAGGCCACGGTCCACGCCAG GTACATTTTCGGCAAGCCGGTGACGGGCAGGCTGAACGTGAACATGACTGTGAATGGAGTTGGCTACTACCGGCATGAGGTGGGGCAGCCTGTGGTCAAGAACATGGAG ATCGATGGCTCTGCGACCTTCGACCTGTGTGTGCAGGAGATGATGCCTCTGGACGTGGCGGATCACTTTCGAGGCGCAGTGAGCCTGTGGGCGGCGGTGACCAGCGCGGACGGGAGCCGGCAAGGGACATTCGATGACTCCACCCCCGTGCACAAGCAGCTGATCGACATCAAGTACTCCAAGGACACCCGCAAGCAGTTCAAGCCCGGCCTCCCCTACAAAGGCAAG GTGGAGGTGACGTACCCTGACGGGAGCCCCGCGGACGGTGTGCGGGTGCGAGTGAAGGCCGAGCTGACGCCCAAGGACAATGTGTACACCAGCGAGCTGCTGTCTCGCCACGGGGAGGCCGAGTTCGAGATACCCTCCATCCCCACTGCTGCACAGTACGTCTGGCTAGAG AGCAAAGTGACAGCGATCGACAGCAAGCCAGCTGGTGACCAGTACCTGCCCAGTTACCTGTCCATCAGCAGCTGGTACTCCCCCAGCAAGTGCCACATCCAGCTGCAGAGCCCCAGATCTCCCTTCCAG ATTGGTCAGGAGGCTGAGATCTCACTGATGTCCACCTGCCCCTGTAACTTCACGCTGCACTACGAGGTTACCTCACGTGGGAATATCGTCCAGTCAGGTCTCCAGCCCGCCAACGTCACCCAGCACCGCAGCAAGAGGGCCACTGTCACGTTTGACAAGAACGTCCACACAACGCTGCCCCCTACTGGCTCTG GAGCAGCCCCTCCTGAGATGGACAGCTGTGTGTCGATGTTGCGGCTGCCGGTGACCCCCTCCATGGCGCCCCTCAGCCGGCTGCTGGTGTACTACGTGCGGGAGAATGGCGAGGGCGTGACGGACAGCATCCAGCTCCCCGTGCAGCCCGCCTTCCAGCACCAG gtttctgtgtctctgtccgcCAATGAGTCGATGCCCGGAGATGCCGTTAGCTTCCGGGTCAAAGGTGAAAAGGGCTCCTGCGTGTGCGTTGCCACGGTGGACAAGAGCCTGTACCTGCTGAAGCCAGGATTCCAGCTCAGTCTGGATAAG GTGTTTAAGGAGCTGGCCGAGTTCGACGTCTCGGACGCCTTTGGAATGCCCAAGGAAGACGGGCACTTCTGGTGGCCAGGGCTATCGTCCCGGCGACGCCGACGGTCCTCCTTGTTTCCCTGGCACTGGGACATCACCAAGGACGCCCGCTTCGCGTTCACC GAGACGGGGCTGGTGGTGATGACGGACATGGTGAGCCTGAACCACAGGCAGAGTGGGGGCATGTACACGGACGAGGCTGTGCCCGCCTTCCAGCCGCACACCGGCACCATGGTGGCTGCCATGCACACCCGCACCGTACCCAG GGCGGAGAAGAGGAGACGGACCTTCTTCCCCGAGACCTGGGTGTGGCACTGCCTTAACGTCAG TGACACCACCGGAGAGGCAGAACTGCGATTGGATGTCCCGGATTCTATCACCACCTGGGTGACGGAGGCAATTGGCCTGTCCGAGGGGAAGGGGCTGGGCTTGGCCAGGAGGATGGAACTACAGACCTTCAAGCCATTCTTCGTGGACTTCACCCTGCCCTACAGCGTGATCCGGGGGGAGCAGACCAAGGTCCCCCTCACCGTCTACAACTACCTGCCCACCTGTGCTGAG GTTCACGTCAAGGTCACAGTGCCCAAGGGGATCAAGTTCGTGGGGCATCCTGGGAAGCATCACCTAACCCGCAAGAAGTGTGTCTCCCCAGGGGAGGCCACACCCACCTCCATCGTCCTGTCATTCACAGAGCTGGGTGTGGCCAACATCACAG CACGTGCCGTGGCCTACAGTGAGCCAGGCTGCTGCTCCGACGCCCCGCAGGCTGCCAGGACATCGAGACCTGGGGAGGAGGGCGGTGAGGGTGAGAGGAAGGTGCTGGCCGGGGTGGACTACGTGCGAAGGAGCGTGCTGGTTGAG CCGGAGGGTCTGCCCAGGGAATACACCTACAGCGTGTTCTTCTGTCCCAACG AGAAAATCCACATCTCCACACCCAACAAGTACGAGTACCAGTACGTGAAGAAACCAGCCCGCATGATGCAGTTCTCGGTGGCGGTGAAGGCCCACAACGATGCCCACTTCGCGCTGTCAGCCAGCCCCCACGACACGGCCGAGATGGTGGAGCTGGTGCTGGGAGGACGCCAGAACGCACGCTCCTGGATCGCGGCGGGGAAGATGGGCGAGCCGGTGGCCAGCACCGCCACTCccggcatcctgtcctgggacGAGTTTCGCAGCTTCTGGATCAGCTGGAGGGGCGGCCTGGTGCAG GTGGGTCACGGCACGCAGCCCTCCAACGAGTCCCTCATTGTGCAGTGGGCGTGCGCGGCCCCCGTGCAGGTGCGCTACGTGGGCTTCTCCACAGGCTGGGGCTCAGTGGGCGAGTTCAAGATCTGGAGGAAGGAGGACTCGGACGAGAACCACAACGAGGCCTTCACACTGGGCGTCCCGCACAGCGTGGTTCCCGGGTCTGAGAGGGCCACCGCGTCCATGATCG GGGACGTGATGGGCCCCACCCTCAACAACCTGGACAAGCTGCTGCGGCTGCCCTTCGGCTGTGGGGAGCAGAACATGATCCACTTTGCCCCCAATGTGTTCGTGCTGCGGTACCTGCGCAAGACCCGTCAGCTGGGGCCCGAGGTGGAGACTGAGGCCACGGACTACCTGCTGCAAG GGTACCAGAGACAGCTCACCTACAAAAGACAGGACGGCTCCTACAGTGCCTTCGGAGAGAGAGACTCCTCTGGGAGCATGTG GCTGACCGCGTTCGTGCTGAAGTCCTTTGCCCAATCacgcggcttcatttttatcgACCCCGAGGAGCTGCGAGCCGCCAAGGTGTGGATCATCACCCAGCAGAGGGAGGACGGCTCTTTCCCCGCCGTGGGGCGCATCCTCAACAAGGACCTGCAG GGGGGCATCCATGGCAAGATCTCTCTGACGGCCTACGTGGTGGCAGCTGTGCTGGAGACTGGCATCTCCACAGAG gaAGAGAAGACTGCGGTCGCGAAGGCCAAGCACTTCCTGGAGACGAACACGTACTCGGCGGACGACCCATACACCACGGCGCTGTCCGCCTATGCCCTGATGCTCCTGCGCAGCTCCTACGCCCCGCTGGCCCTGCGCCGCCTCAACCATATGGCCATCACACAGG ACGGCTTCACGCACTGGAGTCTGACGGGCAGCACGGTGACGGACGAGGACACCTTCATGGGGTTCAGTGACGGGCTGTCGCAGTCAG TGGTGTCAGCGGAGGTGGAGATGACAGCCTACGCACTCCTGACCTACACACAGCTGGGGGACGTGGCGTCGGCACTGCCCGTGGTCAAGTGGCTGTCCCAGCAGAGGAATGCACTGGGCGGCTTCTCCTCCACACAG GACACCTGTGTCGCCCTGCAGGCCCTGTCCGAATACGCCATCCTGTCCTTCGTGGGGGGGGTCAACCTGACCATCTCCCTGGCCTCCACCAACCTAGACTTCCAGGAGACCTTCGAGCTGCACAGGGACAACAAGAAGATCCTGCAGAGCGCTGTG ATTCCCAGCATCCCCACGGGTCTGTTCGTCAGCGCCAGGGGAGAGGGCTGCTGTCTGATGCAG ATCGACGTCTCCTACAACGTCCCAGACCCCGTAGCCAAGCCAGCCTTCCAGCTCACAGTGACCCTGAGGGAGCCCCGGACGCAGCGCCACCGCCCCCCCATGCCCCCCCGCACCAAGTCCCGGGACGCCAACCGCTCCGAGCTGAGCCAGCGCCACCGCAGGACTGTACCCGACGATGATGACGATGACCCTGCCTCTGGCCAGGACCACCTGGAGTACCGGGTCACTCTGGAAGCCTGTGCCAG GTGGCTGCACACTGGCTCCTCCAACATGGCCGTCCTGGACGTTCCACTGCTGTCTGGATTCCGTGCCGATGTGGAGAGCCTGGAGAAG CTTCTAATGGACAAGAAGGTGGGATTGAAGAGGTACGAGGTGGATGGACGCAGGGTCCTCTTTTACTTTGATGAG ATCTCCAGTCAGTGTATGACCTGTGTCAGTTTCCAGGCGGTCCGTGAGTACATCGTGGGGAAGACTGCGCCAGTGCCAGTCAAGGTGTACGACTACTACGAACCAG CGTTCGAGGCCACCCGCTTCTACAACGTAAGCGAGAGCAGCCCCCTGGCCCGTGAGTTGTGCGACGGCACCACCTGCAACGAGGTGGAAAGCTCGGCCAGCCAGTGGACAG GCTTCGCGCAGGCCGGCCCGTGTAACGAGGTGTTCGGCTGCCCGGAGGAGCGGCAGTTTGAGCGCTGCACGTGTCACCGGGACTGCGGCTACGACGGGGAGCCCGTGTGCGGCTCCGACGGCATGCTCTACCAGAACCACTGCCAGATGGAGGTGGCCGCCTGCCGCAACAGCACCCGCATCGAGCAGCTGCCCCAGAGCCAGTGCCCGCAGA TGGGGGGTGCACCTGAGGACCCAGAGCCGGCGACTGGGGGAGGGGAGCAGCAGGACCCCATCCCATTGCTGCCAG CCGAGGACGAGCC
- the cpamd8 gene encoding C3 and PZP-like alpha-2-macroglobulin domain-containing protein 8 isoform X1, translated as MAMPRLLRRTVWALLLLPLLRGGSAQARQGYLIAAPSVFRAGVEELVSVTIFNAVQETRVQVQLSVKGELVAHNHGTVLDKGTIKLKVPPGLRGQAHLKVWGNRHLTEEGYIFHNHTTVTVDSKGSAVFIQTDKPVYKPRQRVLINVFSVTPDLQPVNDKMEAYVVDPRGSRMIQWSDLQPICCGVVNMSFPLSDQPLFGEWFVFLEMQGHTYNKSFEVQKYVMPKFELIIEPPRYIRDLTVCEKATVHARYIFGKPVTGRLNVNMTVNGVGYYRHEVGQPVVKNMEIDGSATFDLCVQEMMPLDVADHFRGAVSLWAAVTSADGSRQGTFDDSTPVHKQLIDIKYSKDTRKQFKPGLPYKGKVEVTYPDGSPADGVRVRVKAELTPKDNVYTSELLSRHGEAEFEIPSIPTAAQYVWLESKVTAIDSKPAGDQYLPSYLSISSWYSPSKCHIQLQSPRSPFQIGQEAEISLMSTCPCNFTLHYEVTSRGNIVQSGLQPANVTQHRSKRATVTFDKNVHTTLPPTGSGAAPPEMDSCVSMLRLPVTPSMAPLSRLLVYYVRENGEGVTDSIQLPVQPAFQHQVSVSLSANESMPGDAVSFRVKGEKGSCVCVATVDKSLYLLKPGFQLSLDKVFKELAEFDVSDAFGMPKEDGHFWWPGLSSRRRRRSSLFPWHWDITKDARFAFTETGLVVMTDMVSLNHRQSGGMYTDEAVPAFQPHTGTMVAAMHTRTVPRAEKRRRTFFPETWVWHCLNVSDTTGEAELRLDVPDSITTWVTEAIGLSEGKGLGLARRMELQTFKPFFVDFTLPYSVIRGEQTKVPLTVYNYLPTCAEVHVKVTVPKGIKFVGHPGKHHLTRKKCVSPGEATPTSIVLSFTELGVANITARAVAYSEPGCCSDAPQAARTSRPGEEGGEGERKVLAGVDYVRRSVLVEPEGLPREYTYSVFFCPNEKIHISTPNKYEYQYVKKPARMMQFSVAVKAHNDAHFALSASPHDTAEMVELVLGGRQNARSWIAAGKMGEPVASTATPGILSWDEFRSFWISWRGGLVQVGHGTQPSNESLIVQWACAAPVQVRYVGFSTGWGSVGEFKIWRKEDSDENHNEAFTLGVPHSVVPGSERATASMIGDVMGPTLNNLDKLLRLPFGCGEQNMIHFAPNVFVLRYLRKTRQLGPEVETEATDYLLQGYQRQLTYKRQDGSYSAFGERDSSGSMWLTAFVLKSFAQSRGFIFIDPEELRAAKVWIITQQREDGSFPAVGRILNKDLQGGIHGKISLTAYVVAAVLETGISTEEEKTAVAKAKHFLETNTYSADDPYTTALSAYALMLLRSSYAPLALRRLNHMAITQDGFTHWSLTGSTVTDEDTFMGFSDGLSQSVVSAEVEMTAYALLTYTQLGDVASALPVVKWLSQQRNALGGFSSTQDTCVALQALSEYAILSFVGGVNLTISLASTNLDFQETFELHRDNKKILQSAVVTGIPSIPTGLFVSARGEGCCLMQIDVSYNVPDPVAKPAFQLTVTLREPRTQRHRPPMPPRTKSRDANRSELSQRHRRTVPDDDDDDPASGQDHLEYRVTLEACARWLHTGSSNMAVLDVPLLSGFRADVESLEKLLMDKKVGLKRYEVDGRRVLFYFDEISSQCMTCVSFQAVREYIVGKTAPVPVKVYDYYEPAFEATRFYNVSESSPLARELCDGTTCNEVESSASQWTGFAQAGPCNEVFGCPEERQFERCTCHRDCGYDGEPVCGSDGMLYQNHCQMEVAACRNSTRIEQLPQSQCPQSTSPPTDTPGPPPASELRAREQEMGGAPEDPEPATGGGEQQDPIPLLPAEDEPSPLFEVSYYSYEYDGDPLLSEGEERSDVGVGGATETDSEPQTLNTGDAPQR; from the exons ATGGCCATGCCGCGGCTCCTGCGCCGCACCGTGTgggcgctgctgctgctgccgctgctgcGGGGAGGGAGCGCTCAGGCACGGCA agGCTACCTGATCGCGGCCCCCTCCGTGTTCCGGGCCGGCGTGGAGGAGCTGGTGAGCGTCACCATCTTTAACGCGGTGCAGGAGACGCGGGTGCAGGTGCAGCTGTCCGTCAAGGGGGAGCTGGTGGCTCACAACCACGGCACAGTCCTGG ACAAAGGGACAATCAAGTTAAAG GTGCCCCCAGGCCTGCGAGGACAGGCCCACCTGAAGGTGTGGGGCAACCGTCACCTGACAGAGGAGGGCTACATCTTCCACAACCACACCACCGTCACCGTGGACAGCAAGGGCAGCGCCGTGTTCATCCAGACCGACAAGCCCGTCTACAAACCCCGGCAGAGAG TGCTCATCAACGTGTTCTCGGTCACTCCCGATCTGCAGCCTGTCAATGACAAG ATGGAAGCCTACGTGGTG GATCCCCGGGGGTCTCGAATGATCCAGTGGAGTGACCTTCAACCCATCTGCTGTG GCGTGGTGAACATGAGCTTCCCGCTGTCTGACCAGCCGCTGTTCGGTGAGTGGTTCGTGTTCCTGGAGATGCAGGGCCACACCTACAACAAGTCGTTCGAGGTGCAGAAATACG TGATGCCCAAGTTCGAGCTGATCATCGAGCCGCCGCGGTACATCCGTGACCTGACCGTGTGCGAGAAGGCCACGGTCCACGCCAG GTACATTTTCGGCAAGCCGGTGACGGGCAGGCTGAACGTGAACATGACTGTGAATGGAGTTGGCTACTACCGGCATGAGGTGGGGCAGCCTGTGGTCAAGAACATGGAG ATCGATGGCTCTGCGACCTTCGACCTGTGTGTGCAGGAGATGATGCCTCTGGACGTGGCGGATCACTTTCGAGGCGCAGTGAGCCTGTGGGCGGCGGTGACCAGCGCGGACGGGAGCCGGCAAGGGACATTCGATGACTCCACCCCCGTGCACAAGCAGCTGATCGACATCAAGTACTCCAAGGACACCCGCAAGCAGTTCAAGCCCGGCCTCCCCTACAAAGGCAAG GTGGAGGTGACGTACCCTGACGGGAGCCCCGCGGACGGTGTGCGGGTGCGAGTGAAGGCCGAGCTGACGCCCAAGGACAATGTGTACACCAGCGAGCTGCTGTCTCGCCACGGGGAGGCCGAGTTCGAGATACCCTCCATCCCCACTGCTGCACAGTACGTCTGGCTAGAG AGCAAAGTGACAGCGATCGACAGCAAGCCAGCTGGTGACCAGTACCTGCCCAGTTACCTGTCCATCAGCAGCTGGTACTCCCCCAGCAAGTGCCACATCCAGCTGCAGAGCCCCAGATCTCCCTTCCAG ATTGGTCAGGAGGCTGAGATCTCACTGATGTCCACCTGCCCCTGTAACTTCACGCTGCACTACGAGGTTACCTCACGTGGGAATATCGTCCAGTCAGGTCTCCAGCCCGCCAACGTCACCCAGCACCGCAGCAAGAGGGCCACTGTCACGTTTGACAAGAACGTCCACACAACGCTGCCCCCTACTGGCTCTG GAGCAGCCCCTCCTGAGATGGACAGCTGTGTGTCGATGTTGCGGCTGCCGGTGACCCCCTCCATGGCGCCCCTCAGCCGGCTGCTGGTGTACTACGTGCGGGAGAATGGCGAGGGCGTGACGGACAGCATCCAGCTCCCCGTGCAGCCCGCCTTCCAGCACCAG gtttctgtgtctctgtccgcCAATGAGTCGATGCCCGGAGATGCCGTTAGCTTCCGGGTCAAAGGTGAAAAGGGCTCCTGCGTGTGCGTTGCCACGGTGGACAAGAGCCTGTACCTGCTGAAGCCAGGATTCCAGCTCAGTCTGGATAAG GTGTTTAAGGAGCTGGCCGAGTTCGACGTCTCGGACGCCTTTGGAATGCCCAAGGAAGACGGGCACTTCTGGTGGCCAGGGCTATCGTCCCGGCGACGCCGACGGTCCTCCTTGTTTCCCTGGCACTGGGACATCACCAAGGACGCCCGCTTCGCGTTCACC GAGACGGGGCTGGTGGTGATGACGGACATGGTGAGCCTGAACCACAGGCAGAGTGGGGGCATGTACACGGACGAGGCTGTGCCCGCCTTCCAGCCGCACACCGGCACCATGGTGGCTGCCATGCACACCCGCACCGTACCCAG GGCGGAGAAGAGGAGACGGACCTTCTTCCCCGAGACCTGGGTGTGGCACTGCCTTAACGTCAG TGACACCACCGGAGAGGCAGAACTGCGATTGGATGTCCCGGATTCTATCACCACCTGGGTGACGGAGGCAATTGGCCTGTCCGAGGGGAAGGGGCTGGGCTTGGCCAGGAGGATGGAACTACAGACCTTCAAGCCATTCTTCGTGGACTTCACCCTGCCCTACAGCGTGATCCGGGGGGAGCAGACCAAGGTCCCCCTCACCGTCTACAACTACCTGCCCACCTGTGCTGAG GTTCACGTCAAGGTCACAGTGCCCAAGGGGATCAAGTTCGTGGGGCATCCTGGGAAGCATCACCTAACCCGCAAGAAGTGTGTCTCCCCAGGGGAGGCCACACCCACCTCCATCGTCCTGTCATTCACAGAGCTGGGTGTGGCCAACATCACAG CACGTGCCGTGGCCTACAGTGAGCCAGGCTGCTGCTCCGACGCCCCGCAGGCTGCCAGGACATCGAGACCTGGGGAGGAGGGCGGTGAGGGTGAGAGGAAGGTGCTGGCCGGGGTGGACTACGTGCGAAGGAGCGTGCTGGTTGAG CCGGAGGGTCTGCCCAGGGAATACACCTACAGCGTGTTCTTCTGTCCCAACG AGAAAATCCACATCTCCACACCCAACAAGTACGAGTACCAGTACGTGAAGAAACCAGCCCGCATGATGCAGTTCTCGGTGGCGGTGAAGGCCCACAACGATGCCCACTTCGCGCTGTCAGCCAGCCCCCACGACACGGCCGAGATGGTGGAGCTGGTGCTGGGAGGACGCCAGAACGCACGCTCCTGGATCGCGGCGGGGAAGATGGGCGAGCCGGTGGCCAGCACCGCCACTCccggcatcctgtcctgggacGAGTTTCGCAGCTTCTGGATCAGCTGGAGGGGCGGCCTGGTGCAG GTGGGTCACGGCACGCAGCCCTCCAACGAGTCCCTCATTGTGCAGTGGGCGTGCGCGGCCCCCGTGCAGGTGCGCTACGTGGGCTTCTCCACAGGCTGGGGCTCAGTGGGCGAGTTCAAGATCTGGAGGAAGGAGGACTCGGACGAGAACCACAACGAGGCCTTCACACTGGGCGTCCCGCACAGCGTGGTTCCCGGGTCTGAGAGGGCCACCGCGTCCATGATCG GGGACGTGATGGGCCCCACCCTCAACAACCTGGACAAGCTGCTGCGGCTGCCCTTCGGCTGTGGGGAGCAGAACATGATCCACTTTGCCCCCAATGTGTTCGTGCTGCGGTACCTGCGCAAGACCCGTCAGCTGGGGCCCGAGGTGGAGACTGAGGCCACGGACTACCTGCTGCAAG GGTACCAGAGACAGCTCACCTACAAAAGACAGGACGGCTCCTACAGTGCCTTCGGAGAGAGAGACTCCTCTGGGAGCATGTG GCTGACCGCGTTCGTGCTGAAGTCCTTTGCCCAATCacgcggcttcatttttatcgACCCCGAGGAGCTGCGAGCCGCCAAGGTGTGGATCATCACCCAGCAGAGGGAGGACGGCTCTTTCCCCGCCGTGGGGCGCATCCTCAACAAGGACCTGCAG GGGGGCATCCATGGCAAGATCTCTCTGACGGCCTACGTGGTGGCAGCTGTGCTGGAGACTGGCATCTCCACAGAG gaAGAGAAGACTGCGGTCGCGAAGGCCAAGCACTTCCTGGAGACGAACACGTACTCGGCGGACGACCCATACACCACGGCGCTGTCCGCCTATGCCCTGATGCTCCTGCGCAGCTCCTACGCCCCGCTGGCCCTGCGCCGCCTCAACCATATGGCCATCACACAGG ACGGCTTCACGCACTGGAGTCTGACGGGCAGCACGGTGACGGACGAGGACACCTTCATGGGGTTCAGTGACGGGCTGTCGCAGTCAG TGGTGTCAGCGGAGGTGGAGATGACAGCCTACGCACTCCTGACCTACACACAGCTGGGGGACGTGGCGTCGGCACTGCCCGTGGTCAAGTGGCTGTCCCAGCAGAGGAATGCACTGGGCGGCTTCTCCTCCACACAG GACACCTGTGTCGCCCTGCAGGCCCTGTCCGAATACGCCATCCTGTCCTTCGTGGGGGGGGTCAACCTGACCATCTCCCTGGCCTCCACCAACCTAGACTTCCAGGAGACCTTCGAGCTGCACAGGGACAACAAGAAGATCCTGCAGAGCGCTGTGGTAACcggt ATTCCCAGCATCCCCACGGGTCTGTTCGTCAGCGCCAGGGGAGAGGGCTGCTGTCTGATGCAG ATCGACGTCTCCTACAACGTCCCAGACCCCGTAGCCAAGCCAGCCTTCCAGCTCACAGTGACCCTGAGGGAGCCCCGGACGCAGCGCCACCGCCCCCCCATGCCCCCCCGCACCAAGTCCCGGGACGCCAACCGCTCCGAGCTGAGCCAGCGCCACCGCAGGACTGTACCCGACGATGATGACGATGACCCTGCCTCTGGCCAGGACCACCTGGAGTACCGGGTCACTCTGGAAGCCTGTGCCAG GTGGCTGCACACTGGCTCCTCCAACATGGCCGTCCTGGACGTTCCACTGCTGTCTGGATTCCGTGCCGATGTGGAGAGCCTGGAGAAG CTTCTAATGGACAAGAAGGTGGGATTGAAGAGGTACGAGGTGGATGGACGCAGGGTCCTCTTTTACTTTGATGAG ATCTCCAGTCAGTGTATGACCTGTGTCAGTTTCCAGGCGGTCCGTGAGTACATCGTGGGGAAGACTGCGCCAGTGCCAGTCAAGGTGTACGACTACTACGAACCAG CGTTCGAGGCCACCCGCTTCTACAACGTAAGCGAGAGCAGCCCCCTGGCCCGTGAGTTGTGCGACGGCACCACCTGCAACGAGGTGGAAAGCTCGGCCAGCCAGTGGACAG GCTTCGCGCAGGCCGGCCCGTGTAACGAGGTGTTCGGCTGCCCGGAGGAGCGGCAGTTTGAGCGCTGCACGTGTCACCGGGACTGCGGCTACGACGGGGAGCCCGTGTGCGGCTCCGACGGCATGCTCTACCAGAACCACTGCCAGATGGAGGTGGCCGCCTGCCGCAACAGCACCCGCATCGAGCAGCTGCCCCAGAGCCAGTGCCCGCAGAGTACGTCCCCCCCGACTGACACCCCCGGCCCCCCACCCGCCTCTGAGCTGAGAGCGAGAGAAcaagaga TGGGGGGTGCACCTGAGGACCCAGAGCCGGCGACTGGGGGAGGGGAGCAGCAGGACCCCATCCCATTGCTGCCAG CCGAGGACGAGCC